Within Oceanispirochaeta sp., the genomic segment AGAGGATCATAGAAGCCTCTCCTATTATATTGCCGATGACTATCCTTTTTACATCAATCCTCTGCCAAACCTCTACTTCACACGAGATCCCGGATCTGTTATAGGAAATGGAATTTCCATTAACTCGATGAAAACCTTCGCCCGGAGCCGGGAACCCATGATTTTGTCTTTTATCAACCGTTTCCATAGAGAGATTAATACTGGTGATATTCCTCAGTGGTACGATTATCATCAAAGCGAATCCATCGAGGGAGGCGATATTCTTGTGTTGAGCAAGACCGTCCTGGCCATTGGCTGCAGCGCCAGAACCTCGGCGGTGGCTATTGAGAAAATAGCAGAAAATCTCTTTCGTTCCGGATCTTCCATCGAGGAGATACTTGTCATTCAAATACCCTTTAAGAGAGCCTATATGCATCTGGATACGGTATTTACCATGATTGATAGGGATAAATTCACTATATTTCCCGGAATCGAGGGGGATATAAAGGTCTTCAGCCTGAAGAATCCTTCCCGAAAAGAAGGTGGATTGAAGATCAGCCACCGGGGAGACTTGAACAAGGCCCTCAGCAAGGCCCTGAAACTGAATCAGGTCCTGATTATTCCCAGCGGCGGAGGGGATAAGATCACGGCGGCGAGAGAACAGTGGAATGATAGTACGAATACACTGGCAATCTCCCCCGGAACCGTTGTAACATACCGGAGAAATACCGCCTCGAATGACTCCCTGCGGAAAAATGGGGTAGAGGTTGTTGAAATTGAAGGATCAGAGCTTGTTCGCGGACGGGGTGGACCCCGTTGTATGAGCATGCCCTTAAAAAGAAATGATATTGAATAAAACCATTTTGAGAGTTGAAGGAGAATAATATGGCTGTCAATTTAAGAGGAAGACATCTGATTACACTGAAGGATTTTACTCCTGAGGAAATCCGTTATCTACTGGATCTTTCCCTTGATCTGAAAAGAAAAAAAAGAGCCGGGATCAGAGGGAACCTTCTGGACCGAAGAAATATAGTTCTGCTTTTTGAAAAGGCATCGACAAGAACCCGTTGTGCCTTCGAAACCGCCGCCTTTGATGAAGGAGCTCAAGTTACCTTCCTGACAAACAGTCAGATGGGAAAAAAAGAGTCTGTTGAAGATACGGCAAAGGTTCTGGGACGGTTTTACGATGGTATCGAATTCAGGGGATTCAAGCAGGAAACCGTGGAAGATTTGGCCCGATATGCCGGGGTTCCCGTGTGGAACGGACTGACTGACCTCTACCATCCAACACAGATCCTGGCTGATTTTCTGACCGTGATGGAGCACTGCGACAAGCCCTTGAATAAGGTCAAATTCGTCTATGCAGGTGACGCTAGGAACAATATGGGGAACTCCCTGATGATCGGCGCGGTTCAAATGGGAATGCATTTTGTAGCCCTGGCACCTAAAGAACTCTTTCCCTCAAAAGAACTTGTGTCCGAAATGAAGGAAATTGCCAAAGAAACCGGTGCTGTTATCGAGCTGTCAGAGAGTCTGGATGCAGTGAAAGGGGCCGATGTGATTTATACGGATGTCTGGGTTTCCATGGGTGAAGAAGCTCTCTTTGAAGAAAGAATCAAACAGCTGAAACCCTACCAGGTGAACATGGATATGATCAAAAAAACCGGCAACAAAGATGTTCTTTTCATGCATTGTCTTCCCGCCTTTCATGATACCGAAACAGATGTTGCCAAGGATGTGAAAGAAAAGTTTGCTCTGGATTCAATGGAAGTGACGGATGAAGTCTTCAGAAGCAGGCATTCCGTGGTTTTCGATGAAGCGGAAAACAGAATGCATACCATCAAGGCTGTCATGGTGGCTACGATCGGCAATCTCTGAGTCATTAAGGGGAAATAAAAAAACCGATGGACTGTGAGGTTCATCGGTTTTTTGGGCCCATTGCGAGTCAGAGCCTGAGTATCCGCCTGCCGAAGGCAGACTCCACAATCGAAGAAAGGGCTCTATCGTCGATCCAGCTCTTATCCGGGATTCCTGAGATATCCAGAGCCAGCATCCGGGTCGAATCGGCTATCATTTCCATGGCCATGTGGGCCTCCCGGAAGGTCAGGCCTTCTCCTTCCGCATTAATCACATCCGTACTGAGGCGGGCATAAAATCCTTCTGTACCTGTCGTAATCTTCCGAAGGCTGTTGATCATGATCTCCCTCATCCCCAACAGGTCTATGTCTTCCATGGTATAGGCCTGAATGCCTATGTTTCTGATGATTTCAACTTCTGATTTATCGGCTTCTCTCAGGCCGATGATCACCGTATTCTCGGGTGATACGAAGGACGAAAGGTCAGATTCTGAATCTAATAATCCAAATATTTTTGAGAGAAATGAGAACTTGTTGTTTCCAATGTTTTCTCTGTGTAATGAGGCATAAGGTGACAGGATTATCAGTCCTGTCTGTCTAAAAAAATGGGTCAATCCTTTTATTGAATCATAGGTTTTATTGATCTCTCCGCCAATAAAAGGACGCTTTGAATGTTCTACAATTTCCAAGATTAATTTTTCATTAATATCCGATTTATTGACCTCATATTTATAACCCAGATCTTCCAGATGTTTGAGTAAGTTCTCATTGAGGAAAAGTGGCGAGTTTCCCAGCATAACGATCGGTTTTTTTTCCATTTCAGTCCCGCCTTTGTTGAGGGGTGTTTTTCTAACATAATTGGAAGTCATGGCAGCAAGGAGAGCCCCATAGTTCATGTTGAAACATATCTGGTCGCCCAGTTTGACCGGGGATTTTGTCAGTGAGACATCCACCAGAAGATGATCACTGGACGCACCCAATATGGTGATGTTTGTATCCTCAGGGATCAGTTTATCTACGAGGATATCTTCTCTTCCCACACTGAGAATCCCCCGTAATATTTCTCCCTTCTCCGTAAAAACAGGTTTTCCTCCAAAGGCATCCAATCCGGTTTCTCCGATGGGAACAGAAGGCTTCTTCTTCAATTCTATCAGTTCGGCGGATAACTGGAAGGCATCACAGCTGCAGCCGGGCCAGATGGTTCCATTGACTGTTTCACGTCCCAGGACTATGGCCTCACCGATTCTGAGATGATTGATCCTTTGAGGCATTTTTCCACTGGCCAGGAGGGGGAGAGAGGAGGAATTGCCGCCGGAAATTATTTCCAGTGTTATCTGAAAGGTCTCTTCGATCTCTTCGGCGAAGCCGACAAGCTGTTCCATATTGGTTTTGGTGGGTAGGACTCCTCCAAAACAGGTCAGGTTGGTTCCGATGCCCGCGATCCTGATCCCCTTGAATCTCATCACTTCGGCAGCTGTATCCATCAGATCCCGGGGCCAGATGCCTTCCCGCAGATCTCCCAGATCCACCATCAGAATGATCTTATGAATTTTTCCTTTTCTGAGGGCGGCTTTCGAGAGGGATCTGATCACCGAGAGCTCCGAATTAAGGCTGATATCGGCATGAGCCACGATTTCATCCACCTGTGAAAGAGGAGGTATCCGCAGCATTATCATGGGTGCATTGATGCCGCTGGCCCTCATGCGCCTTATGTTTTCCACCCGGGATTCACCAAGGCTGACGACTCCTCCCTCCAGCATGGCCCGGGCGACAAGGGGCATGCCGCAGGTTACTTTTGTCACCCCCGTTACAAGGACTCCCCGTTCCCGGCAGAACGTAACTATCGCCCTGGTTTTGGACCTCACTTTATCGATATCTATAAGTATTTCAGGACCCGCCATGGGGCACTCTCCTGGTCTGATTTTCTGCCTGATAAAAGGAAAAGAGCCGGGCGGCTGCTTCGGGATACTCCCTGCTTAATACACCCAGGGAAGCCATAATGTAGGACGAATCGATCAAAACCCGGGGGAGGGCCTGGGGTAAAAGATCTTTTTTATGTCCTTGAGTGAAAACTTCTGTCAAAAGGGAGGCTCCCGTATCCAATCGGGTCAGGGCTCCTCCTGTCCCGACAATGGTGGTAATGGCCGTCAGATCCCGTCCTTCGGATCCTGTTTTTTTGCCCTGGGCCATAAAGGAATCACGGTACTTTCCCACATGTCTGTGGAGGGCTGTTTTCAGTGCCGTGAAAGTCAGTTCGCTGACCAGGGCTCCCTCCTGAGGGTTTTTGGGCAGGGCGTTCAGGGCCAGGACAGAGTCTTCCAGCTCTTCTTCTTTTATGCCGCAGATCCGGGTCATCCTTTTTTTATCAGAGAGGGCAAACACATTCATCCGGTTGATAAACACACCCAGATCGCCTTCTACGGTGCGTTTGGCCCGGGGCTCAGGATACAGTTGAATCCGGTTTACATCATCGCTTCCTTCTGTGACTGAATGGACATCCGTTGTCGCCCCTCCCACGTCAAATGTGATCAGATCACCCAGATTTTCTTTCAATAAAAGAGATGCTTCCATAACGGCTCCGGGAGTCGGAAGGATGGGACCATCTACGAGGGAGCGGATTTTATCCATTCCCGGGGCATGGACGATGTGTTCTTCAAAGATGGTCTGGATAATTTTTCTGGCAGGCTGAACCTCCAGGCGGTCAATCCCCGGATACACATTCTCAACGATATACAGAGGGGAACCAGTGTTTTGAAAGATCTCGCCAATCTCCTCCCGGTTTTGAAGGTTCCCGGCATAGATCACCGGAATATCCAGCTTCAGGAGGGCAATTTTTTCGGCATTGTACAAAGCGGTTTCCCGCTCTCCATAATCCACTCCCCCGGCGATAAGGATGATATTGGGCCTGTTTTCATGGAGTTTCTTCAAATCACTTCGGCTCATTCTGCCGGCTGTGATCTGATGAATATTGGCGCCTGCACCCAGGGCGGCCTCTTTTGCGGCCCTGACCGTCATGTCATACACAAGGCCGTGGACGCTCATGCGTAGACCCCCGGCAGCACTGCTGGAGGCAAGAAATCGGTCCCAACTCAGATGATCCGTTTGCAAATGGCTTTTAAGGTCGTCCATGGCCGCATTCAGACCGACCGTGACATCCCCCTCGAGAACGGTGGTCCGGAAAAATCCCTGCCCCTCAAGATGGGGATTGTCCGTACGGATGCCGCTGAAGGCATTGACCACTGTGGTGGTACTCCCTATTTCGGCGCACAGAACATCGACTCTCATCTACAGGCTCATCTCTTCACGGCGTTTTACCAGGAAGGTGGCATTCATGGTCCCGTTGGACCCCCGGCCGAATCCCTGATCCATGCCGTTTTTCCGGGCCAACTCGGGAGTTACCTGAGTTCCCCCGGCAATCAGGATAATTTTGTCCCGTATGCCCTTTTCTATACAGGCATTATGGATTTTCTTCATATTTTTATAATGTACATCATCGTGGCTGATGATGGTGGAAATCAGGATGGCCCCGGCATTCAGCTCAATCGCCGCATCCACCAGTTTATCAACGGGGCAGGATGTACCCAGATAGTGGACCTCGATGCCGAAACCTTCGATGCCTCCGTGCTTGATGTCGAGGATTTCCCGGAGTCCCACTGAATGCTCGTCTTCTCCCACCGTGGCGGCCACCACTTTCAGGGGTTTTGCCTTGATGGCTGCACATATCTCTTCAAAACTGAGGATTTCCGGCTCGGGAGGGATGACCAGTGTATCCAGATTGATAGAGTGTTGAAACTTGCCTTTTATCTCTACACGAGTGCCTTCGGCAGCCTGCATCACCTCGCTGTGTATGACCTCCACCTCTGTCAGGCCCATTTTTTTTCCTACTTCTATGGCCGCAAAGGAGGCGGTCCGCTCATCTGTAGGCAGAAACATGGTGGTTTGAACCACGCCGTCTCCCAGCCACTCCATTTCGGGTTTGACGATGTTCTTTTCCCTGTAGTCCCGGTTCTCCTCCATCCGGACTCTTACATTGTCCACATCATCCAGCTCATCGATGTAGACGATCTTTTCCGGCTGCTCGAAGGTTCCGCCTCCTATCAGACAGGAAGGGTCCCTGACTGCTTCTTCACCGTAGGGTTCCAGGTTGTTGTAACCGAAGTGGGCCGTGACAGGGGCCATATAATCTTCAGCCCGTTCATACACCGTACCCGCTCCGACCCCGCCGTTTCTATGCCGGGTGATGGCATCGTCATTCCGTTCGGGGTAGTATCCCGAGTCCACAAAGAATCCCTGTTCCACCGCACTGAAATATCCGCCGACTTCCACCATCTCTTCCAGATAGAGAACCGCCCGTTCTTTCAGCTCCCGCACTTTCTGGGCCAGTTCGCCCTTATCCCTGCGGATCTGTATCATTTCCATCAAACCGTCCATGCCGGCAAAGGCCTGCCTGGCCGTGTCGGTGCCCTCCATATTATAGATGTGCCAGGGAACATTCCGTCCCTCATCGGGGGTGATGGTGGACTGGATTTCCGCACGGGTCAGCTTGGAAATCAAGAGGTTCAGTGTATGAGTGACCGTGGCTTCCCTGGTAGAGGACCCCATATATTTTGTGTTTTGCTGAGCCCGCATCCTGTACTCTGAAAAGAGTTCTCTCAGGGCCACCGCATAGGGCAGATCCAGACGCATACAGGGGGCGGGGGGAGCCGTGGGAGGAACCGTGGAGAGGCAGATGTTTTCTTTTTTCATTCCCGCCTTCACCGAGAAGATGGAGTTGAGACCGTGCTGTACCATCAGTTCGGGCATGACCTTCCAGGCATCCCGGGCTGTAGCGTTGGCGTTGTGGGCTCCGTCTATCTGGGCCATACCTGCCCAGGCCATGACCCTTTTGGCCGCAGCCGCATCCACAAAGCTTCTGACCATGTTGATGTTGCGGTACAGAACATTGTACTGAGGGTCCTGGTGGGCCCCGTTGACCCCTTCCTCGGCAAAGAGGACGGCAATCTCCGGCCCGGCTACACCGCTCACATAGGAGTGGTAGTTGATGGGTCTGCCAATTTCATCTTCTATCAGATCCAGAGCCTTTCGCTGGGCCCGGAGTTGCTTCCGGGAGATCGGCACTCCGCCGATGCCCTGGGGAGTGCCTTCGATCAGGCCGTCCATATGACTCTGACCGGCCGTCCGGATGACCATCAGATGGTCTGCTCCATGCCAGGCGGCCATGCGCATCCGGCGGATGTCATCCTCGAATCGGCCGGAGGCAATCTCGGTGGTAATTGTACTCGTGGACTGGGGGTCAATGTCGTTGAAAAAGTGTCCGGCAGGCAGGGGCTGGCCCTGTTTGAGGTTTTCTGAGGTATCATAATACTCGAACTTGCCTATCTGCCTTTTTTCACCCGATCCCTTCCGCCAGACCCAGTTTCTCCGTCGGGGCCGGTAATTTTCAAGATTCTTCAGTATCTCTGGAACATTCAGTTTTTCATTTTTTATCAGTGGTTTCATCTGCTCCCTGCCTGAAAGAGAAGTTCTGTCTCATCCCAGAGTCTGTTTTCTGCCAAGGCCAGACCGGCCTCACGGATTTCCAGATGCCTGGTCCTGGAGAGTTTGATCACCAGGTGGCCTGCTCCGTGTTCCAGAAGACCCCGGTCGATGGCTCCCTGGACGATAGAATGAGCCTCCATGCTGGAAAATCCCATCCGCAGGAGGACCGAGCGTTCGATGGACGGGGAGGTATGGCCGGTTGCCATGTCCACAATGGGGTCCATCAACTGCCCGCAGAGTTCCCAGAATCGGCTTTCCAGCTGATCCTCACTCATAGCGGCCAGATGTTGTCTTCTTTGTTGATAATCATCTTTTCGTTCCATTCTTATCCTTCCATTGCCTTGATTATTGATTGTACTTTTTCTATGGATTGCCTGGTTTCATCTGCCAGATACTGCAGATCCTCCTGACTCAGATCCTCCTCACTCAGATAATTGACGCTGTGCTCTGCCAGGCAGTTCCTGATGTAGGAGCGGCGAATCTTGTCCAGATCCAGATCCACCGTCTGAATCATGGAGGGATGTGAGGGCAGAATGATGGATGTTCCCGGAATCTCTTGTGCAGGATTGCCGAAGCGGATGTCTATTCCGTTGTCCCGGGCAAAGGAGAGCTGAGGCTGGATGTGTTTTCCCGCGCCGGTGTATTCGGTTTCCTGTACCAGGATCATCTGATTTGCATCCATCTCCCTTGCGATGGAGAAGGCTGCCGCCAGAGAGATATTTCCGGCGGGACCCCGTTCCAGTCCCTCTATCTGAGCCAGGGTCTCGGTCATATAAAAGACCTCTCCCTGACGGACAGTCACATAGCGGTCCAGATAGCGCAGGGGCCTTCCCGCTGAGCGGGGAACATCGGAACGGTCGGGATTCGTGGCAAAGGGGATACCGAAACCCG encodes:
- a CDS encoding arginine deiminase translates to MINFKRQDQMINTPFYNVNSEVGKLESVLLHRPGKELERLTPQYLEELLFDDIPWLGRMQEEHDMFADALRQRGCKVYYYDKLLEEILKDANVKKELVQELVVFSGIDRLKEKDAILEHLLSRSPSALTEILIAGLHKSEISYREDHRSLSYYIADDYPFYINPLPNLYFTRDPGSVIGNGISINSMKTFARSREPMILSFINRFHREINTGDIPQWYDYHQSESIEGGDILVLSKTVLAIGCSARTSAVAIEKIAENLFRSGSSIEEILVIQIPFKRAYMHLDTVFTMIDRDKFTIFPGIEGDIKVFSLKNPSRKEGGLKISHRGDLNKALSKALKLNQVLIIPSGGGDKITAAREQWNDSTNTLAISPGTVVTYRRNTASNDSLRKNGVEVVEIEGSELVRGRGGPRCMSMPLKRNDIE
- the argF gene encoding ornithine carbamoyltransferase, which produces MAVNLRGRHLITLKDFTPEEIRYLLDLSLDLKRKKRAGIRGNLLDRRNIVLLFEKASTRTRCAFETAAFDEGAQVTFLTNSQMGKKESVEDTAKVLGRFYDGIEFRGFKQETVEDLARYAGVPVWNGLTDLYHPTQILADFLTVMEHCDKPLNKVKFVYAGDARNNMGNSLMIGAVQMGMHFVALAPKELFPSKELVSEMKEIAKETGAVIELSESLDAVKGADVIYTDVWVSMGEEALFEERIKQLKPYQVNMDMIKKTGNKDVLFMHCLPAFHDTETDVAKDVKEKFALDSMEVTDEVFRSRHSVVFDEAENRMHTIKAVMVATIGNL
- a CDS encoding alanine racemase, with amino-acid sequence MAGPEILIDIDKVRSKTRAIVTFCRERGVLVTGVTKVTCGMPLVARAMLEGGVVSLGESRVENIRRMRASGINAPMIMLRIPPLSQVDEIVAHADISLNSELSVIRSLSKAALRKGKIHKIILMVDLGDLREGIWPRDLMDTAAEVMRFKGIRIAGIGTNLTCFGGVLPTKTNMEQLVGFAEEIEETFQITLEIISGGNSSSLPLLASGKMPQRINHLRIGEAIVLGRETVNGTIWPGCSCDAFQLSAELIELKKKPSVPIGETGLDAFGGKPVFTEKGEILRGILSVGREDILVDKLIPEDTNITILGASSDHLLVDVSLTKSPVKLGDQICFNMNYGALLAAMTSNYVRKTPLNKGGTEMEKKPIVMLGNSPLFLNENLLKHLEDLGYKYEVNKSDINEKLILEIVEHSKRPFIGGEINKTYDSIKGLTHFFRQTGLIILSPYASLHRENIGNNKFSFLSKIFGLLDSESDLSSFVSPENTVIIGLREADKSEVEIIRNIGIQAYTMEDIDLLGMREIMINSLRKITTGTEGFYARLSTDVINAEGEGLTFREAHMAMEMIADSTRMLALDISGIPDKSWIDDRALSSIVESAFGRRILRL
- a CDS encoding GlmL-related ornithine degradation protein; amino-acid sequence: MRVDVLCAEIGSTTTVVNAFSGIRTDNPHLEGQGFFRTTVLEGDVTVGLNAAMDDLKSHLQTDHLSWDRFLASSSAAGGLRMSVHGLVYDMTVRAAKEAALGAGANIHQITAGRMSRSDLKKLHENRPNIILIAGGVDYGERETALYNAEKIALLKLDIPVIYAGNLQNREEIGEIFQNTGSPLYIVENVYPGIDRLEVQPARKIIQTIFEEHIVHAPGMDKIRSLVDGPILPTPGAVMEASLLLKENLGDLITFDVGGATTDVHSVTEGSDDVNRIQLYPEPRAKRTVEGDLGVFINRMNVFALSDKKRMTRICGIKEEELEDSVLALNALPKNPQEGALVSELTFTALKTALHRHVGKYRDSFMAQGKKTGSEGRDLTAITTIVGTGGALTRLDTGASLLTEVFTQGHKKDLLPQALPRVLIDSSYIMASLGVLSREYPEAAARLFSFYQAENQTRRVPHGGS
- the oraE gene encoding D-ornithine 4,5-aminomutase subunit OraE, which encodes MKPLIKNEKLNVPEILKNLENYRPRRRNWVWRKGSGEKRQIGKFEYYDTSENLKQGQPLPAGHFFNDIDPQSTSTITTEIASGRFEDDIRRMRMAAWHGADHLMVIRTAGQSHMDGLIEGTPQGIGGVPISRKQLRAQRKALDLIEDEIGRPINYHSYVSGVAGPEIAVLFAEEGVNGAHQDPQYNVLYRNINMVRSFVDAAAAKRVMAWAGMAQIDGAHNANATARDAWKVMPELMVQHGLNSIFSVKAGMKKENICLSTVPPTAPPAPCMRLDLPYAVALRELFSEYRMRAQQNTKYMGSSTREATVTHTLNLLISKLTRAEIQSTITPDEGRNVPWHIYNMEGTDTARQAFAGMDGLMEMIQIRRDKGELAQKVRELKERAVLYLEEMVEVGGYFSAVEQGFFVDSGYYPERNDDAITRHRNGGVGAGTVYERAEDYMAPVTAHFGYNNLEPYGEEAVRDPSCLIGGGTFEQPEKIVYIDELDDVDNVRVRMEENRDYREKNIVKPEMEWLGDGVVQTTMFLPTDERTASFAAIEVGKKMGLTEVEVIHSEVMQAAEGTRVEIKGKFQHSINLDTLVIPPEPEILSFEEICAAIKAKPLKVVAATVGEDEHSVGLREILDIKHGGIEGFGIEVHYLGTSCPVDKLVDAAIELNAGAILISTIISHDDVHYKNMKKIHNACIEKGIRDKIILIAGGTQVTPELARKNGMDQGFGRGSNGTMNATFLVKRREEMSL
- a CDS encoding ornithine aminomutase subunit alpha gives rise to the protein MERKDDYQQRRQHLAAMSEDQLESRFWELCGQLMDPIVDMATGHTSPSIERSVLLRMGFSSMEAHSIVQGAIDRGLLEHGAGHLVIKLSRTRHLEIREAGLALAENRLWDETELLFQAGSR